The following are encoded together in the Bactrocera neohumeralis isolate Rockhampton chromosome 6, APGP_CSIRO_Bneo_wtdbg2-racon-allhic-juicebox.fasta_v2, whole genome shotgun sequence genome:
- the LOC126763570 gene encoding la-related protein Larp4B isoform X1, producing MEYLWAGGYVYMNGDAVKLQPPVANTIYAHVPVETAMLATTNLYGPTTQLAAPAATHIPLIATAGPQPPHPQALQVAAAPPPTQHQHQHQHTQLIPHTHPHAHTHSHSAAVAAAAAAAAVAGPHTQQPPSAGASLQTVPTASHQTAHLQYAHQPQTVAQVATGGPAVTTIDSSEYAAAVMNGTIAQDGSTVCYAQQEELSGVAAGTNLIAVDVSMAGTPTSVGSHQTQQHSLGISNGPHQHQSHQHINNNANSVDNSGIPLDQLKQMLSTQLEYYFSRENLANDTYLLTQMDSDQYVPIITVANFNLVKKLTKDIKLITEVLRESPNVQVDEDGLRVRPNHKRCIIILREISEKTPVEEVKNIFNNENCPRVISCEFAGNNSWYITFESDEDAQKAFKYLREDVKMFKGKPIMARMKAKPFINRLPIAPVAPLKNGFRITSPPAAVYDPNAAATAVAYNTAPQRFVYATNGAAMTQASVPYNAPVIFQSFQQQQFYPGIVATTPWPPAAAAVAAAATTAHGQNFYELGNVFATNGLTPQAAVPTAYTTSAPQQSATPLPASSKGQSGGGRYNNHRNNTSSAGGGGRNKLRSNTAQQQQQQSQPLPGMIATLGNVVGSLVSVVPTIMDPHQQQQQTQQQQNQQPQHQMQQQQTTSSQVQQQQQVQQSQQQPQNTSRHYNSIKNSGGGINKSAMDKPYGGGSSMSSHIHYGTQTQSSAGPSHHHASSQQQQQTNAVTAGSHNSTQNHYQLPSATAAVAAATSTNLQHSSFPHATPTVSVQQQHHHHQQQQPHLHGQHVADLQDDGGVLGMGASGELVQQQQQHQQQQSSHPHQQQQHSRSNLSSSTSSLATSSSVGVGVVGKEPPMHWTQPRHRRRRRDDDGSVMTYTPSTRLGGGAGVSGGQQAYIGGSVSSHHQSQQQQQQQQQQQLQTQQSSNSGNTLQLSSNVGNNTPMSSQSSGGGASVHHGQRGEGVHHGGGGGGGSSYNSHREEHRGGYKGNNYNPHYNSGGGMGHHSQHSGASHHHHHSGGGPSQQHHHHHSSSHHTGSTHHYHHHRHEVGGGGGGGSGGNGGLSGGGTNGAHGISDRSNDRSGGHGHHGQQQQQQHVPPPQPPQFDLEAAAFPPLPATSSSTASSSLASTGAASSNSSGSNSNNVAVSSTKQSSNSTPHHHQHQQPLQQQQQQQQQQQQQQQQPQQSYGGGGNDGSISGSVDVPTQKTSYLQQQPQLQQHNQCLSPSIAVQQSNSSSSAVTGVAANVSGVGSGSTGSVGSSHQNHSSASGVANSSGWSNENRLADVVRSGANSGGNGKIKSRKDSAHSNKQQQNYQQRNAGACTTISPTTTSSINAIEGAFPADEPNMPSAATIKPNNKSSTLNKQNSNANTNYTTTASSSNNTVIKCPTQSKQTNAYSLTGGNASFDSNTVDHLKRNNRKFTGEKSINKTEDLSVSAATQEAACKQQQQQHAATDNNGSNELHQQHNHRGSGCGGPNSTSGGAIKSANAVLSTTPVTAGALSGSGVGGGITSNSSAGNNGQQAVTCSVATMTTNFADCSLSNHKKPPAVADLLAKKATPKDATKHKNASTSTNTASIENIAAAQTGIPIANATSATNNNSSRLSYAQVAQHHKERAVADGGNKSSENSASGNASPVAVPNKSELSASTMNINKYETANSISGAGGVVSAVIGAATATATVATVPSSSAAAAATALQYVEKQSDKPIGFDKQRGITTVGQALTNAATGTTSAGNNSGSGGGGNNTGAVINSASNVVTLRAEISKDKDALRENRQSTGSNNSGSSGFSSSGALSNNAATQSTLATSARNRNNDGKEKNVRERHDTAESSSSGRKSGRN from the exons ATGGAATATCTATGGG CTGGcggttatgtatatatgaatggaGATGCAGTCAAGTTACAACCACCTGTTGCAAACACAATTTACGCTCATGTACCCGTTGAAACAGCGATGCTAGCCACAACTAATCTTTACGGGCCGACAACGCAATTGGCAGCACCAGCCGCAACACATATTCCTTTGATAGCAACCGCAGGACCCCAACCACCACATCCACAAGCTCTGCAAGTAGCTGCTGCACCTCCACCCActcaacaccaacaccaacatcaGCATACACAATTAATACCGCATACTCatccacacgcacacacacattcacatagtGCAGCTgtcgccgctgctgctgctgctgccgccgtaGCCGGTCCGCACACACAGCAACCCCCTAGTGCTGGTGCCTCTCTACAAACGGTGCCAACTGCCTCACATCAGACCGCACATTTACAATACGCTCACCAACCACAAACAGTGGCACAAGTTGCTACTGGCGGACCAGCCGTAACAACAATTGATAGCTCAGAGTACGCAGCCGCCGTTATGAATGGCACAATTGCACAGGACGGCTCTACCGTCTGCTACGCGCAACAGGAGGAGTTGTCCGGTGTAGCGGCTGGAACGAATTTAATAGCGGTCGATGTTTCGATGGCGGGAACTCCTACTTCTGTGGGCTCTCATCAAACACAACAACATTCTCTTGGTATAAGTAATGGTCCGCATCAACATCAGTCACACCagcatataaataataatgcgAATTCAGTAGACAACTCCGGCATACCGTTAGATCAGTTGAAACAAATGTTATCCACTCAGTTAGAATACTATTTTTCcag aGAGAATTTAGCAAATGACACTTATTTGCTAACGCAAATGGATAGCGATCAGTACGTGCCTATTATAACTGTGGCCAACTTTAACCTAGTGAAGAAGCTTACCAAGGATATCAAGCTGATCACGGAAGTGCTTAGAGAGTCTCCAAATGTGCAAGTAGATGAAGACGGATTGCGTGTGCGTCCCAACCACAAACGTTGCATAATTATCTTGCGAGAAATATCCGAAAAGACACCTGTAGAAGAAGTAAAG aacatttttaataatgaaaattgtCCACGTGTCAtatcatgtgaatttgctggaAATAATTCATGGTATATAACATTTGAATCAGATGAAGACGCCCAAAAGGCCTTTAAATATTTGAGGGAGGATGTAAAGATGTTCAAG GGAAAGCCCATAATGGCTAGGATGAAAGCGAAACCCTTCATAAATCGGCTGCCAATCGCACCGGTTGCGCCATTGAAGAATGGGTTCCGAATAACTTCGCCGCCAGCAGCGGTATATGATCCTAATGCGGCAGCGACAGCCGTTGCATACAATACAGCTCCGCAACGATTTGTCTATGCTACGAATGGTGCCGCAATGACACAGGCATCGGTACCTTATAATGCTCCTGTAATATTT CAATCTTTCCAACAGCAACAATTCTATCCTGGTATTGTTGCAACAACACCGTGGCCCCCGGCGGCTGCTGCAGTAGCAGCAGCCGCTACCACAGCACACGGTCAAAATTTTTATGAGCTAGGAAATGTGTTTGCCACTAATGGGTTGACACCACAAGCTGCTGTGCCCACAGCGTACACAACTTCTGCTCCACAACAATCTGCCACGCCATTGCCGGCGTCATCGAAAGGGCAAAGCGGCGGCGGTCGCTATAATAACCATCGCAATAACACCAGCAGTGCTGGTGGTGGTGGCCGCAACAAGTTGCGTAGCAACActgcacaacagcaacaacaacaatctcaACCCTTACCGGGTATGATCGCTACGCTTGGTAATGTCGTTGGTAGTTTGGTAAGCGTTGTACCAACAATAATGGACccacaccaacagcaacaacaaacgcagcagcagcaaaatcaACAGCCTCAGCAtcaaatgcaacaacagcagACGACTTCAAGTCAagtgcaacagcagcagcaagtgcagcaatcacaacaacaacccCAAAATACTTCAAGGCattataatagtataaaaaatagTGGAG GTGGCATTAATAAATCAGCTATGGATAAGCCCTATGGTGGAGGCAGCAGTATGTCGAGTCACATACACTATGGAACTCAAACACAATCGAGCGCTGGCCCTTCCCATCATCATGCGTCGTcccagcagcaacagcagacGAATGCTGTAACTGCTGGTTCACATAATAGCACTCAAAATCACTACCAATTGCCTTCCGCGACTGCAGCTGTAGCGGCCGCCACATCTACAAATCTACAACATTCTTCCTTTCCGCATGCTACGCCAACCGTATCGGTGCAGCAACAGCATCACCATCATCAGCAACAGCAACCACATTTGCACGGCCAACATGTTGCTGATCTGCAAGACGATGGCGGTGTGTTAGGTATGGGTGCTAGTGGTGAGTTggtgcagcaacaacagcagcatcagcagcagcaatCATCGCATCCtcatcaacagcaacagcacaGCAGAAGTAATCTGTCTAGTTCAACATCGTCGCTGGCGACGTCGTCGTCTGTTGGTGTCGGTGTGGTGGGGAAGGAGCCGCCAATGCATTGGACGCAGCCGCGGCATCGTCGTCGGAGACGTGATGACGACGGCAGCGTTATGACATATACGCCAAGCACTCGACTTGGTGGTGGCGCCGGAGTTAGCGGTGGG CAGCAAGCCTACATTGGTGGTAGCGTATCATCACATCATCAAtcgcagcaacagcaacagcagcaacaacaacaacaattacaaacacaACAATCGTCCAACTCCGGCAATACGCTGCAATTATCCTCAAATGTGGGTAATAATACTCCAATGTCGTCACAAAGCAGTGGCGGCGGTGCCAGTGTGCATCATGGCCAGCGCGGTGAAGGCGTCCATcacggcggcggcggcggcggcggctcAAGTTACAATTCACATCGCGAAGAACATCGAGGTGGTTACAAAGGCAATAATTATAATCCACATTATAATAGCGGTGGTGGAATGGGTCATCACTCGCAACATTCGGGGGCGTCACATCATCATCACCATAGTGGCGGCGGTCCATCACAGCAGCACCACCATCACCATTCATCGTCGCATCATACGGGCTCAACGCATCATTACCACCATCATCGCCACGAAgtaggtggtggtggtggtggtggtagcGGTGGTAACGGTGGCCTAAGTGGAGGTGGCACGAATGGTGCTCATGGCATAAGCGATCGCAGCAATGATCGCAGTGGCGGTCATGGACATCACggtcaacagcagcaacagcaacatgtGCCGCCGCCACAACCACCACAATTCGATTTAGAAGCAGCAGCTTTTCCGCCACTGCCAG CGACTTCGTCGTCCACAGCTTCCTCTTCCTTAGCGTCTACTGGTGCGGCTTCGTCTAATAGTAGTGGTAGCAACAGTAACAATGTTGCGGTGTCAAGTACTAAGCAATCTTCGAATTCGACACCAcatcatcatcaacatcaacaacctcttcagcaacagcaacagcaacagcaacaacaacaacaacagcaacagcagcctCAGCAGTCTTACGGTGGTGGCGGAAATGACGGAAGTATAAGTGGCAGCGTAGATGTGCCAACGCAAAAAACAAGCTACCTGCAGCAGCAACCCCAACTACAGCAACACAATCAGTGTTTAAGCCCTTCTATTGCAGTACAGCAATCTAATAGTTCCTCGTCGGCGGTAACTGGTGTAGCAGCGAATGTCAGTGGTGTTGGTAGCGGTAGCACTGGCAGCGTTGGTAGTAGCCACCAAAACCACAGCAGCGCCAGCGGCGTCGCCAACAGCAGTGGCTGGTCCAATGAGAACCGTTTGGCAGATGTTGTGCGCTCTGGCGCGAACAGCGGTGGTAATGGGAAGATTAAATCTCGCAAAGATTCCGCCCACagtaataaacaacaacaaaactatcaACAACGTAATGCCGGTGCTTGTACCACCATTAGTCCCACCACAACATCGTCCATCAACGCTATAGAAGGTGCTTTTCCAGCTGATGAACCGAATATGCCATCAGCAGCTACAATAAAGCCAAACAATAAGTCCTCGACATTgaataaacaaaattcaaatgcTAATACAAACTACACAACCACCGCCTCCTCATCCAACAACACTGTGATAAAGTGTCCAACACAATCCAAACAAACCAATGCCTATAGTTTGACTGGCGGCAATGCATCATTCGACAGTAATACTG TTGACCACCTTAAACGGAATAACcgtaaat TCACTGGTGAAAAATCCATAAACAAGACTGAGGATTTGTCTGTTTCTGCGGCGACACAAGAAGCAGCATgtaaacagcagcagcagcaacatgcTGCAACCGATAACAATGGCAGCAACGAGTTGCATCAGCAACACAATCATCGCGGTAGTGGCTGCGGCGGCCCAAACTCCACTTCGGGCGGTGCCATCAAAAGCGCTAATGCAGTGCTTTCAACCACACCAGTTACAGCCGGTGCGCTCAGCGGCAGTGGCGTGGGCGGTGGCATCACTAGCAACAGCAGCGCCGGCAATAATGGCCAACAAGCCGTTACATGCAGTGTTGCTACCATGACCACAAATTTTGCCGATTGCAGCCTAAGTAATCACAAGAAACCGCCTGCAGTTGCAGATTTACTAGCCAAAAAGGCAACGCCAAAAGATGCTACGAAGCATAAAAATGCTTCCACATCTACGAACACTGCTTCAATTGAAAACATTGCGGCAGCACAAACGGGCATACCAATAGCGAATGCCACGAGTGCGACAAATAATAACAGTTCACGTTTAAGCTACGCGCAAGTAGCTCAACATCACAAGGAGCGCGCCGTCGCCGATGGTGGCAACAAGAGTTCTGAGAACTCGGCCTCAGGCAATGCCTCACCTGTGGCTGTGCCCAATAAAAGTGAACTGTCAGCTTCAACaatgaatattaataaatatgagaCTGCTAATAGCATTAGTGGAGCGGGTGGTGTAGTCAGTGCTGTTATTGGGGCGGCGACGGCGACCGCAACAGTGGCGACAGTACCTTCttcatcagcagcagcagctgctaCTGCCTTGCAGTATGTAGAAAAGCAAAGCGACAAACCGATAGGCTTTGACAAGCAACGTGGCATAACGACTGTTGGCCAAGCGTTGACGAATGCAGCCACCGGCACCACTTCCGCAGGCAACAATAGCGGCAGTGGCGGTGGTGGCAACAACACAGGTGCTGTGATTAACAGCGCAAGTAATGTAGTGACATTACGTGCTGAAATTTCCAAAGATAAAG ATGCTTTACGCGAGAATCGCCAAAGCACCGGCAGCAATAATAGCGGAAGCAGTGGCTTCAGTAGTAGCGGCGCTCTTAGTAATAACGCGGCCACCCAATCCACGCTAGCGACGAGTGCACGCAATCGCAACAACGATGGCAAAGAGAAGAATGTGCGCGAACGACACGACACTGCCGAAAGCAGCAGTAGCGGGCGCAAGTCGGGACGTAATTAA
- the LOC126763570 gene encoding la-related protein Larp4B isoform X2 — protein MEYLWAGGYVYMNGDAVKLQPPVANTIYAHVPVETAMLATTNLYGPTTQLAAPAATHIPLIATAGPQPPHPQALQVAAAPPPTQHQHQHQHTQLIPHTHPHAHTHSHSAAVAAAAAAAAVAGPHTQQPPSAGASLQTVPTASHQTAHLQYAHQPQTVAQVATGGPAVTTIDSSEYAAAVMNGTIAQDGSTVCYAQQEELSGVAAGTNLIAVDVSMAGTPTSVGSHQTQQHSLGISNGPHQHQSHQHINNNANSVDNSGIPLDQLKQMLSTQLEYYFSRENLANDTYLLTQMDSDQYVPIITVANFNLVKKLTKDIKLITEVLRESPNVQVDEDGLRVRPNHKRCIIILREISEKTPVEEVKNIFNNENCPRVISCEFAGNNSWYITFESDEDAQKAFKYLREDVKMFKGKPIMARMKAKPFINRLPIAPVAPLKNGFRITSPPAAVYDPNAAATAVAYNTAPQRFVYATNGAAMTQASVPYNAPVIFQSFQQQQFYPGIVATTPWPPAAAAVAAAATTAHGQNFYELGNVFATNGLTPQAAVPTAYTTSAPQQSATPLPASSKGQSGGGRYNNHRNNTSSAGGGGRNKLRSNTAQQQQQQSQPLPGMIATLGNVVGSLVSVVPTIMDPHQQQQQTQQQQNQQPQHQMQQQQTTSSQVQQQQQVQQSQQQPQNTSRHYNSIKNSGGGINKSAMDKPYGGGSSMSSHIHYGTQTQSSAGPSHHHASSQQQQQTNAVTAGSHNSTQNHYQLPSATAAVAAATSTNLQHSSFPHATPTVSVQQQHHHHQQQQPHLHGQHVADLQDDGGVLGMGASGELVQQQQQHQQQQSSHPHQQQQHSRSNLSSSTSSLATSSSVGVGVVGKEPPMHWTQPRHRRRRRDDDGSVMTYTPSTRLGGGAGVSGGQAYIGGSVSSHHQSQQQQQQQQQQQLQTQQSSNSGNTLQLSSNVGNNTPMSSQSSGGGASVHHGQRGEGVHHGGGGGGGSSYNSHREEHRGGYKGNNYNPHYNSGGGMGHHSQHSGASHHHHHSGGGPSQQHHHHHSSSHHTGSTHHYHHHRHEVGGGGGGGSGGNGGLSGGGTNGAHGISDRSNDRSGGHGHHGQQQQQQHVPPPQPPQFDLEAAAFPPLPATSSSTASSSLASTGAASSNSSGSNSNNVAVSSTKQSSNSTPHHHQHQQPLQQQQQQQQQQQQQQQQPQQSYGGGGNDGSISGSVDVPTQKTSYLQQQPQLQQHNQCLSPSIAVQQSNSSSSAVTGVAANVSGVGSGSTGSVGSSHQNHSSASGVANSSGWSNENRLADVVRSGANSGGNGKIKSRKDSAHSNKQQQNYQQRNAGACTTISPTTTSSINAIEGAFPADEPNMPSAATIKPNNKSSTLNKQNSNANTNYTTTASSSNNTVIKCPTQSKQTNAYSLTGGNASFDSNTVDHLKRNNRKFTGEKSINKTEDLSVSAATQEAACKQQQQQHAATDNNGSNELHQQHNHRGSGCGGPNSTSGGAIKSANAVLSTTPVTAGALSGSGVGGGITSNSSAGNNGQQAVTCSVATMTTNFADCSLSNHKKPPAVADLLAKKATPKDATKHKNASTSTNTASIENIAAAQTGIPIANATSATNNNSSRLSYAQVAQHHKERAVADGGNKSSENSASGNASPVAVPNKSELSASTMNINKYETANSISGAGGVVSAVIGAATATATVATVPSSSAAAAATALQYVEKQSDKPIGFDKQRGITTVGQALTNAATGTTSAGNNSGSGGGGNNTGAVINSASNVVTLRAEISKDKDALRENRQSTGSNNSGSSGFSSSGALSNNAATQSTLATSARNRNNDGKEKNVRERHDTAESSSSGRKSGRN, from the exons ATGGAATATCTATGGG CTGGcggttatgtatatatgaatggaGATGCAGTCAAGTTACAACCACCTGTTGCAAACACAATTTACGCTCATGTACCCGTTGAAACAGCGATGCTAGCCACAACTAATCTTTACGGGCCGACAACGCAATTGGCAGCACCAGCCGCAACACATATTCCTTTGATAGCAACCGCAGGACCCCAACCACCACATCCACAAGCTCTGCAAGTAGCTGCTGCACCTCCACCCActcaacaccaacaccaacatcaGCATACACAATTAATACCGCATACTCatccacacgcacacacacattcacatagtGCAGCTgtcgccgctgctgctgctgctgccgccgtaGCCGGTCCGCACACACAGCAACCCCCTAGTGCTGGTGCCTCTCTACAAACGGTGCCAACTGCCTCACATCAGACCGCACATTTACAATACGCTCACCAACCACAAACAGTGGCACAAGTTGCTACTGGCGGACCAGCCGTAACAACAATTGATAGCTCAGAGTACGCAGCCGCCGTTATGAATGGCACAATTGCACAGGACGGCTCTACCGTCTGCTACGCGCAACAGGAGGAGTTGTCCGGTGTAGCGGCTGGAACGAATTTAATAGCGGTCGATGTTTCGATGGCGGGAACTCCTACTTCTGTGGGCTCTCATCAAACACAACAACATTCTCTTGGTATAAGTAATGGTCCGCATCAACATCAGTCACACCagcatataaataataatgcgAATTCAGTAGACAACTCCGGCATACCGTTAGATCAGTTGAAACAAATGTTATCCACTCAGTTAGAATACTATTTTTCcag aGAGAATTTAGCAAATGACACTTATTTGCTAACGCAAATGGATAGCGATCAGTACGTGCCTATTATAACTGTGGCCAACTTTAACCTAGTGAAGAAGCTTACCAAGGATATCAAGCTGATCACGGAAGTGCTTAGAGAGTCTCCAAATGTGCAAGTAGATGAAGACGGATTGCGTGTGCGTCCCAACCACAAACGTTGCATAATTATCTTGCGAGAAATATCCGAAAAGACACCTGTAGAAGAAGTAAAG aacatttttaataatgaaaattgtCCACGTGTCAtatcatgtgaatttgctggaAATAATTCATGGTATATAACATTTGAATCAGATGAAGACGCCCAAAAGGCCTTTAAATATTTGAGGGAGGATGTAAAGATGTTCAAG GGAAAGCCCATAATGGCTAGGATGAAAGCGAAACCCTTCATAAATCGGCTGCCAATCGCACCGGTTGCGCCATTGAAGAATGGGTTCCGAATAACTTCGCCGCCAGCAGCGGTATATGATCCTAATGCGGCAGCGACAGCCGTTGCATACAATACAGCTCCGCAACGATTTGTCTATGCTACGAATGGTGCCGCAATGACACAGGCATCGGTACCTTATAATGCTCCTGTAATATTT CAATCTTTCCAACAGCAACAATTCTATCCTGGTATTGTTGCAACAACACCGTGGCCCCCGGCGGCTGCTGCAGTAGCAGCAGCCGCTACCACAGCACACGGTCAAAATTTTTATGAGCTAGGAAATGTGTTTGCCACTAATGGGTTGACACCACAAGCTGCTGTGCCCACAGCGTACACAACTTCTGCTCCACAACAATCTGCCACGCCATTGCCGGCGTCATCGAAAGGGCAAAGCGGCGGCGGTCGCTATAATAACCATCGCAATAACACCAGCAGTGCTGGTGGTGGTGGCCGCAACAAGTTGCGTAGCAACActgcacaacagcaacaacaacaatctcaACCCTTACCGGGTATGATCGCTACGCTTGGTAATGTCGTTGGTAGTTTGGTAAGCGTTGTACCAACAATAATGGACccacaccaacagcaacaacaaacgcagcagcagcaaaatcaACAGCCTCAGCAtcaaatgcaacaacagcagACGACTTCAAGTCAagtgcaacagcagcagcaagtgcagcaatcacaacaacaacccCAAAATACTTCAAGGCattataatagtataaaaaatagTGGAG GTGGCATTAATAAATCAGCTATGGATAAGCCCTATGGTGGAGGCAGCAGTATGTCGAGTCACATACACTATGGAACTCAAACACAATCGAGCGCTGGCCCTTCCCATCATCATGCGTCGTcccagcagcaacagcagacGAATGCTGTAACTGCTGGTTCACATAATAGCACTCAAAATCACTACCAATTGCCTTCCGCGACTGCAGCTGTAGCGGCCGCCACATCTACAAATCTACAACATTCTTCCTTTCCGCATGCTACGCCAACCGTATCGGTGCAGCAACAGCATCACCATCATCAGCAACAGCAACCACATTTGCACGGCCAACATGTTGCTGATCTGCAAGACGATGGCGGTGTGTTAGGTATGGGTGCTAGTGGTGAGTTggtgcagcaacaacagcagcatcagcagcagcaatCATCGCATCCtcatcaacagcaacagcacaGCAGAAGTAATCTGTCTAGTTCAACATCGTCGCTGGCGACGTCGTCGTCTGTTGGTGTCGGTGTGGTGGGGAAGGAGCCGCCAATGCATTGGACGCAGCCGCGGCATCGTCGTCGGAGACGTGATGACGACGGCAGCGTTATGACATATACGCCAAGCACTCGACTTGGTGGTGGCGCCGGAGTTAGCGGTGGG CAAGCCTACATTGGTGGTAGCGTATCATCACATCATCAAtcgcagcaacagcaacagcagcaacaacaacaacaattacaaacacaACAATCGTCCAACTCCGGCAATACGCTGCAATTATCCTCAAATGTGGGTAATAATACTCCAATGTCGTCACAAAGCAGTGGCGGCGGTGCCAGTGTGCATCATGGCCAGCGCGGTGAAGGCGTCCATcacggcggcggcggcggcggcggctcAAGTTACAATTCACATCGCGAAGAACATCGAGGTGGTTACAAAGGCAATAATTATAATCCACATTATAATAGCGGTGGTGGAATGGGTCATCACTCGCAACATTCGGGGGCGTCACATCATCATCACCATAGTGGCGGCGGTCCATCACAGCAGCACCACCATCACCATTCATCGTCGCATCATACGGGCTCAACGCATCATTACCACCATCATCGCCACGAAgtaggtggtggtggtggtggtggtagcGGTGGTAACGGTGGCCTAAGTGGAGGTGGCACGAATGGTGCTCATGGCATAAGCGATCGCAGCAATGATCGCAGTGGCGGTCATGGACATCACggtcaacagcagcaacagcaacatgtGCCGCCGCCACAACCACCACAATTCGATTTAGAAGCAGCAGCTTTTCCGCCACTGCCAG CGACTTCGTCGTCCACAGCTTCCTCTTCCTTAGCGTCTACTGGTGCGGCTTCGTCTAATAGTAGTGGTAGCAACAGTAACAATGTTGCGGTGTCAAGTACTAAGCAATCTTCGAATTCGACACCAcatcatcatcaacatcaacaacctcttcagcaacagcaacagcaacagcaacaacaacaacaacagcaacagcagcctCAGCAGTCTTACGGTGGTGGCGGAAATGACGGAAGTATAAGTGGCAGCGTAGATGTGCCAACGCAAAAAACAAGCTACCTGCAGCAGCAACCCCAACTACAGCAACACAATCAGTGTTTAAGCCCTTCTATTGCAGTACAGCAATCTAATAGTTCCTCGTCGGCGGTAACTGGTGTAGCAGCGAATGTCAGTGGTGTTGGTAGCGGTAGCACTGGCAGCGTTGGTAGTAGCCACCAAAACCACAGCAGCGCCAGCGGCGTCGCCAACAGCAGTGGCTGGTCCAATGAGAACCGTTTGGCAGATGTTGTGCGCTCTGGCGCGAACAGCGGTGGTAATGGGAAGATTAAATCTCGCAAAGATTCCGCCCACagtaataaacaacaacaaaactatcaACAACGTAATGCCGGTGCTTGTACCACCATTAGTCCCACCACAACATCGTCCATCAACGCTATAGAAGGTGCTTTTCCAGCTGATGAACCGAATATGCCATCAGCAGCTACAATAAAGCCAAACAATAAGTCCTCGACATTgaataaacaaaattcaaatgcTAATACAAACTACACAACCACCGCCTCCTCATCCAACAACACTGTGATAAAGTGTCCAACACAATCCAAACAAACCAATGCCTATAGTTTGACTGGCGGCAATGCATCATTCGACAGTAATACTG TTGACCACCTTAAACGGAATAACcgtaaat TCACTGGTGAAAAATCCATAAACAAGACTGAGGATTTGTCTGTTTCTGCGGCGACACAAGAAGCAGCATgtaaacagcagcagcagcaacatgcTGCAACCGATAACAATGGCAGCAACGAGTTGCATCAGCAACACAATCATCGCGGTAGTGGCTGCGGCGGCCCAAACTCCACTTCGGGCGGTGCCATCAAAAGCGCTAATGCAGTGCTTTCAACCACACCAGTTACAGCCGGTGCGCTCAGCGGCAGTGGCGTGGGCGGTGGCATCACTAGCAACAGCAGCGCCGGCAATAATGGCCAACAAGCCGTTACATGCAGTGTTGCTACCATGACCACAAATTTTGCCGATTGCAGCCTAAGTAATCACAAGAAACCGCCTGCAGTTGCAGATTTACTAGCCAAAAAGGCAACGCCAAAAGATGCTACGAAGCATAAAAATGCTTCCACATCTACGAACACTGCTTCAATTGAAAACATTGCGGCAGCACAAACGGGCATACCAATAGCGAATGCCACGAGTGCGACAAATAATAACAGTTCACGTTTAAGCTACGCGCAAGTAGCTCAACATCACAAGGAGCGCGCCGTCGCCGATGGTGGCAACAAGAGTTCTGAGAACTCGGCCTCAGGCAATGCCTCACCTGTGGCTGTGCCCAATAAAAGTGAACTGTCAGCTTCAACaatgaatattaataaatatgagaCTGCTAATAGCATTAGTGGAGCGGGTGGTGTAGTCAGTGCTGTTATTGGGGCGGCGACGGCGACCGCAACAGTGGCGACAGTACCTTCttcatcagcagcagcagctgctaCTGCCTTGCAGTATGTAGAAAAGCAAAGCGACAAACCGATAGGCTTTGACAAGCAACGTGGCATAACGACTGTTGGCCAAGCGTTGACGAATGCAGCCACCGGCACCACTTCCGCAGGCAACAATAGCGGCAGTGGCGGTGGTGGCAACAACACAGGTGCTGTGATTAACAGCGCAAGTAATGTAGTGACATTACGTGCTGAAATTTCCAAAGATAAAG ATGCTTTACGCGAGAATCGCCAAAGCACCGGCAGCAATAATAGCGGAAGCAGTGGCTTCAGTAGTAGCGGCGCTCTTAGTAATAACGCGGCCACCCAATCCACGCTAGCGACGAGTGCACGCAATCGCAACAACGATGGCAAAGAGAAGAATGTGCGCGAACGACACGACACTGCCGAAAGCAGCAGTAGCGGGCGCAAGTCGGGACGTAATTAA